Proteins encoded in a region of the Luteimonas viscosa genome:
- a CDS encoding acyltransferase family protein, whose product MPRRHDLDWVRVLAFALLVLYHVGMYYVTWEWHVDSPHASPALEPFMMLSSPWRLALLFLVSGAATAFLLGKARAAATRDGSRLRFLGARSWRLLVPLAFGMLVIVPPQSYYEVVDKLPGGYHDGYLAFWGRYLAADDSFCRGDDCLILPTWNHLWFVAYLWVYTVAVWLLARFAPRALAAAGERLANGLSSGVGILLWPIAFFALARVALIGRFEPTHALVDDWYNHVQYFAIFLLGFAIARAEGVWEAMVRRRWLALALWLASWLAVIAYFQHFREVEPPQALRLAMRAAWGLNQWCAIVAILGFARHLAPSDSPALRYLTRAIFPVYILHQTIIVLLAYHARPLDLPPLLEGPLLVVLTFGLCFAGYEAIRRIPPLRPLFGLKYRDPARSEAATTSPARSVTAES is encoded by the coding sequence ATGCCACGCCGCCACGATCTCGACTGGGTCCGCGTCCTCGCCTTCGCCCTTTTGGTGCTCTACCACGTCGGCATGTACTACGTGACCTGGGAATGGCACGTCGACAGCCCGCACGCCAGCCCCGCGCTGGAGCCCTTCATGATGCTCAGCTCGCCCTGGCGCCTGGCGCTGCTGTTCCTGGTCTCCGGCGCGGCGACGGCGTTCCTGCTGGGCAAGGCGCGCGCGGCCGCCACCCGCGACGGCAGCCGCCTGCGCTTCCTGGGGGCGCGCTCGTGGCGGCTGCTGGTGCCGCTGGCGTTCGGCATGCTGGTGATCGTGCCGCCGCAGTCCTACTACGAAGTCGTGGACAAGCTGCCGGGCGGCTACCACGACGGCTATCTGGCGTTCTGGGGCCGCTACCTCGCGGCCGACGACAGCTTCTGCAGGGGCGACGACTGCCTGATCCTGCCGACCTGGAACCACCTATGGTTCGTCGCCTACCTGTGGGTCTACACGGTCGCGGTATGGCTGCTGGCACGGTTCGCTCCCCGCGCGCTCGCGGCTGCCGGCGAGCGGCTGGCGAACGGCCTGTCGTCGGGCGTCGGCATCCTGCTCTGGCCGATCGCGTTCTTCGCCCTCGCCCGGGTGGCGCTGATCGGCCGGTTCGAACCCACCCACGCGCTGGTCGACGACTGGTACAACCACGTCCAGTACTTCGCGATCTTCCTGCTCGGGTTCGCGATCGCGCGCGCCGAGGGCGTGTGGGAGGCGATGGTCCGCCGGCGCTGGCTGGCGCTCGCACTGTGGCTCGCGAGCTGGCTGGCGGTGATCGCCTACTTCCAGCATTTCCGCGAAGTCGAGCCGCCGCAGGCCCTGCGCCTGGCGATGCGCGCGGCCTGGGGACTGAACCAGTGGTGCGCGATCGTCGCCATCCTCGGCTTCGCCCGACACCTGGCGCCGTCCGACAGCCCTGCCCTGCGCTACCTGACCCGGGCCATCTTCCCCGTCTACATCCTGCACCAGACCATCATCGTGCTGCTGGCCTACCATGCCAGGCCGCTGGACCTGCCGCCGCTGCTGGAAGGCCCGCTGCTGGTGGTGCTGACCTTCGGCCTGTGTTTCGCCGGGTACGAGGCGATCCGTCGCATCCCGCCGCTGCGCCCGCTGTTCGGCCTGAAGTATCGCGACCCGGCGCGGTCGGAGGCGGCAACCACGTCCCCGGCCCGAAGCGTGACCGCGGAGTCCTGA
- a CDS encoding LytTR family DNA-binding domain-containing protein: protein MPSTARTAYERYRPWRPWVEIGAFAAILVSNAVGNTVTTWIDLNRSQPGRVPLWEPAVWEGSSALLWALLIPLIAALTWRWPTHWDNWRQRLPLHLAASAAVCVAHVLGMVGLRILAYRWQGMDYEFGPWPRELVYEYLKDVRSYAGIVLIIEIYRLLLRRLQGEASFLDAPDDAPPVESVERPDRFLVRKLGREFLVAAHDIEWLQASGNYVNLRVRGHDYPLRSTVAGIEARLDPGRFLRIHRSYIVNLDHLASIEPLDTGDARVHLRDGTVLPASRRYRAELRERLGEG from the coding sequence ATGCCATCCACCGCGCGGACCGCCTACGAACGCTATCGTCCCTGGCGGCCCTGGGTGGAGATCGGGGCGTTCGCGGCGATCCTCGTCTCCAACGCCGTGGGCAATACCGTCACCACCTGGATCGACCTCAACCGCTCACAGCCGGGCAGGGTGCCGCTGTGGGAGCCTGCGGTCTGGGAGGGCAGCAGCGCGCTGCTGTGGGCGCTGCTCATCCCATTGATCGCCGCGCTCACCTGGCGCTGGCCGACCCACTGGGACAACTGGCGGCAGCGCCTGCCGCTGCACCTGGCCGCCAGCGCGGCGGTGTGCGTGGCGCACGTGCTCGGCATGGTCGGCCTGCGCATCCTCGCGTACCGCTGGCAGGGCATGGACTACGAGTTCGGCCCGTGGCCGCGGGAACTGGTCTACGAGTACCTCAAGGACGTGCGCTCGTACGCCGGCATTGTCCTGATCATCGAGATCTACCGGCTGCTGCTGCGTCGCCTGCAGGGCGAGGCCAGCTTCCTCGACGCGCCCGACGATGCGCCCCCGGTGGAATCGGTGGAACGTCCGGACCGCTTCCTGGTGCGCAAGCTCGGACGCGAGTTCCTGGTCGCCGCCCACGACATCGAGTGGCTGCAGGCCTCGGGCAACTACGTGAACCTGCGCGTGCGCGGCCACGACTACCCGCTGCGCAGCACCGTCGCCGGGATCGAGGCCCGGCTCGATCCGGGACGCTTCCTGCGCATCCACCGCAGCTATATCGTCAACCTCGACCACCTGGCCTCGATCGAGCCGCTGGACACCGGCGACGCGCGCGTGCACCTCAGGGACGGCACCGTGCTGCCGGCCAGCCGACGCTATCGCGCGGAGCTTCGCGAGCGGCTGGGCGAAGGATGA
- a CDS encoding GGDEF domain-containing protein: MQRTVLLPGTWLLLLTLVLAPLRGDTQPPYELDPDARRCYQLRHSDQAAAIRLADERLESGGLAPPDALVFEACRAISHAIMGNADAARAGVDAVEALLASQPMPAGFELRALSNAGATLQLAGDITGALQAYERGLRAAEREDAWEAQVTTLINIAMIHGDELAAYEEAEELFRRAAEINDANATRKAVLSYNRGLNLLRMGRREEAPAQMELALATARATGDAVTAARSEAELAALSAAPDARARLGRLFAQQRSGGDVSGAARSAVLQAQLALDEGDTGRALADVERALGLLPDGAFPSERRDALELRIAALLAQGNWREAYRTSAGMHDQQWRRLRAIQLGSIARVQATLVDEHNRDELVLARQQGALSALEASHERRQRNLAIAALGLLVALALGFFVYQRRITRRLRSLSTRDSLTKLLNRHAAGKRLDAMVPARVDAGDARAVVFLIDIDGFKGINDRQGHGAGDAALVTVARTLAAACSADAVVARWGGEEFLVGERGLDRQRAAEAAERLRLAISGATFGGGVGTVTVSIGFAGAPVFPPAGGATAGAASGHWPDAVILADRALYAAKRGGRNTWVGLWGRSGAQAAIDDVLEDPSAAIAGGDVLVSAGHPGFAWPRGAPE; the protein is encoded by the coding sequence ATGCAACGGACCGTCCTCCTCCCTGGCACCTGGCTGCTGCTCCTGACGCTCGTGCTGGCCCCGCTGCGCGGCGACACGCAGCCCCCCTACGAGCTGGATCCCGACGCCCGGCGGTGCTACCAGCTGCGCCACAGCGATCAGGCGGCGGCGATCAGGCTGGCGGACGAGCGGCTCGAGTCGGGTGGACTGGCGCCGCCCGACGCGCTGGTGTTCGAGGCGTGCAGGGCCATTTCGCACGCGATCATGGGCAACGCGGACGCGGCCCGGGCGGGGGTGGATGCCGTCGAGGCCCTGCTGGCTTCGCAGCCGATGCCGGCCGGCTTCGAACTCCGGGCCTTGTCCAACGCGGGCGCGACGCTGCAACTGGCGGGTGACATCACCGGTGCGCTCCAGGCCTACGAGCGCGGCCTGCGCGCGGCCGAGCGCGAGGATGCCTGGGAAGCGCAGGTCACGACGCTGATCAACATCGCGATGATCCACGGCGACGAGCTGGCTGCCTACGAGGAGGCCGAGGAGCTGTTCCGCCGCGCCGCGGAAATCAATGACGCGAACGCGACGCGCAAGGCGGTGCTGTCCTACAACCGGGGGCTGAACCTGCTGCGGATGGGCCGTCGCGAAGAAGCGCCCGCGCAGATGGAGCTGGCGCTGGCCACCGCACGCGCCACCGGGGATGCGGTCACGGCCGCGCGCTCGGAAGCGGAGCTGGCGGCGCTTTCGGCGGCGCCGGACGCGCGCGCGCGGCTCGGACGCCTGTTTGCGCAGCAGCGCTCCGGCGGCGACGTGTCCGGGGCCGCGCGCAGTGCGGTCCTGCAGGCGCAGCTGGCACTGGACGAAGGCGACACCGGACGCGCGCTCGCCGACGTGGAGCGCGCGCTCGGACTGCTGCCCGACGGTGCCTTCCCGTCCGAACGGCGGGACGCGCTCGAACTCAGGATCGCGGCCCTGCTCGCGCAGGGCAACTGGCGCGAGGCCTACCGGACGAGCGCCGGGATGCACGACCAGCAGTGGCGTCGTCTGCGCGCCATCCAGCTCGGCAGCATCGCGAGGGTGCAGGCCACGCTGGTGGACGAACACAACCGCGACGAACTCGTGCTGGCCCGCCAGCAGGGTGCGCTCAGCGCCCTGGAGGCCTCGCACGAGCGCCGGCAGCGCAACCTCGCCATTGCGGCGCTGGGCCTGCTGGTGGCGCTTGCCCTCGGATTCTTCGTGTACCAGCGCCGGATCACGCGCCGCCTGCGCAGCCTGAGCACCCGGGACAGCCTCACCAAGCTGCTCAACCGCCACGCCGCCGGCAAGCGGCTCGATGCCATGGTGCCGGCGCGGGTCGATGCGGGCGACGCGCGCGCGGTGGTGTTCCTGATCGACATCGACGGATTCAAGGGCATCAACGACCGCCAGGGCCACGGCGCCGGCGACGCCGCGCTGGTGACGGTCGCCAGGACCCTGGCTGCCGCCTGCAGTGCGGACGCGGTCGTGGCCCGCTGGGGCGGCGAGGAATTCCTGGTCGGCGAACGCGGCCTGGATCGCCAGCGCGCGGCGGAAGCCGCGGAGCGGCTGCGGCTCGCGATCTCGGGCGCAACCTTCGGCGGCGGCGTCGGCACGGTCACGGTGTCGATCGGTTTCGCGGGCGCGCCGGTATTCCCGCCGGCGGGCGGGGCGACGGCGGGGGCCGCATCCGGCCACTGGCCGGATGCGGTCATCCTGGCCGACCGCGCGCTCTATGCCGCCAAGCGCGGTGGGCGCAACACCTGGGTCGGGTTGTGGGGGCGCAGCGGCGCGCAGGCGGCGATCGACGATGTGCTGGAAGACCCGAGTGCGGCGATCGCGGGCGGCGATGTGCTGGTGTCCGCGGGACATCCCGGATTCGCCTGGCCGCGCGGCGCTCCGGAGTAG
- the prfB gene encoding peptide chain release factor 2 (programmed frameshift), with protein MIELNPVRQRIADLTGRLDALRGFLDYDVKRERLEEVERELENPDIWNDPARAQALGRERSLLDKTVNGIRSLTEGLAGAGELLDMAEAEDDEDTAQAVADDVERHAGEVDKLEFQRMFSGEMDATNAFVDIQAGAGGTEAQDWAEMLLRMYLRWAESRGWKTELMEVSGGEVAGIKSATVRVEGDYAYGWLKTETGVHRLVRKSPFDSDNRRHTSFTSVFVSPEVDDNIDIEINPADLKTDVYRSSGAGGQHVNKTESAVRITHVPTGIVVACQTGRSQHSNRDTAMKMLAAKLYELEIQKRNAERDAVEATKSDIGWGSQIRNYVLDQSRIKDLRTGIERSDTQKVLDGDLDEFVEASLKSGLEAGSKRIDAV; from the exons ATGATCGAACTCAATCCCGTGCGCCAGCGCATCGCCGACCTGACCGGCCGGCTGGATGCGCTCAGGGGGTTTCTT GACTACGACGTCAAGCGCGAACGCCTCGAGGAAGTCGAGCGCGAGCTCGAGAACCCCGACATCTGGAACGATCCCGCGCGCGCGCAGGCGCTGGGCCGCGAGCGCTCGCTGCTCGACAAGACCGTCAACGGCATCCGCAGCCTGACCGAAGGGCTCGCCGGCGCCGGCGAACTGCTCGACATGGCCGAGGCGGAGGACGACGAGGACACCGCGCAGGCGGTGGCCGACGACGTCGAGCGCCATGCCGGCGAGGTCGACAAGCTGGAATTCCAGCGCATGTTCTCCGGCGAGATGGACGCGACCAACGCCTTCGTCGACATCCAGGCCGGCGCCGGCGGCACCGAGGCCCAGGACTGGGCGGAAATGCTGCTGCGCATGTACCTGCGCTGGGCCGAGTCGCGCGGCTGGAAGACCGAGCTGATGGAGGTCAGCGGCGGCGAAGTGGCGGGCATCAAGTCGGCCACGGTGCGGGTGGAGGGCGACTACGCCTACGGCTGGCTGAAGACCGAGACCGGCGTGCATCGCCTGGTGCGCAAGTCGCCGTTCGATTCCGACAACCGCCGCCACACCAGCTTCACCTCGGTGTTCGTGTCGCCGGAAGTCGACGACAACATCGATATCGAGATCAACCCGGCCGACCTGAAGACCGACGTCTACCGTTCCTCGGGCGCCGGCGGCCAGCACGTCAACAAGACCGAATCGGCGGTGCGCATCACCCACGTCCCGACCGGCATCGTGGTCGCCTGCCAGACCGGGCGCAGCCAGCATTCCAACCGCGACACGGCGATGAAGATGCTGGCGGCGAAGCTCTACGAGCTGGAGATCCAGAAGCGCAACGCCGAGCGCGATGCGGTGGAGGCCACCAAGTCCGACATCGGCTGGGGCAGCCAGATCCGCAACTACGTGCTCGACCAGAGCCGGATCAAGGACTTGCGCACCGGGATCGAGCGCAGCGATACCCAGAAGGTGCTCGACGGCGATCTCGACGAGTTCGTGGAAGCCAGCCTGAAATCGGGCCTCGAGGCCGGTTCCAAACGCATCGACGCCGTGTGA
- the lysS gene encoding lysine--tRNA ligase, which produces MTDPAQSPHVHADENALIAERRAKLGAIRAERIAFPNDFRRNDHAGDLQAEYADAERWTGDALEATGRRVTLAGRMLAKRVMGKAAFAQIQDVSGRIQLFLQSATLGAAYDAFKTWDVGDIVAVEGMLMRTKTGELSVKAETLRMLTKSLRPLPDKWHGLADVEQRYRQRYVDLIVSPEAREVFVKRSRIVAAIRRWLDARRFLEVETPMMHYIAGGATARPFVTHHNALDLELYLRVAPELYLKRLVVGGFERVYEINRNFRNEGVSTRHNPEFTMLELYEAYVAYGEVMDLTEGLVRDVAMETLGTTSLQWDGHEIELGPTFRRWKLEEAVRELNPAIGQADCRDREALARHCAALRIPVRPSYGWGKLLLEIFEKTVEPGLVQPTFITHYPVEVSPLARESDTEPGITDRFELFIGGKEIANGFSELNDPEDQAARFRAQVEAKAGGDDEAMHYDADYIRALEVGLPPTGGLGVGIDRLVMLFTNSSSIRDVLLFPYMRPEGAS; this is translated from the coding sequence ATGACCGATCCAGCCCAGTCCCCGCACGTGCACGCCGACGAGAACGCCCTGATCGCGGAGCGTCGCGCGAAGCTGGGGGCGATCCGTGCGGAGCGGATCGCGTTCCCGAACGATTTCAGGCGCAACGACCATGCTGGCGACCTGCAGGCCGAGTATGCCGATGCCGAACGCTGGACCGGCGATGCGCTCGAGGCCACGGGCCGGCGGGTGACGCTGGCCGGGCGCATGCTCGCCAAGCGGGTGATGGGCAAGGCCGCCTTCGCGCAGATCCAGGACGTCAGCGGGCGGATCCAGCTGTTCCTGCAGTCGGCGACGCTCGGCGCCGCCTACGACGCGTTCAAGACCTGGGACGTGGGGGACATCGTCGCGGTCGAAGGCATGCTGATGCGGACGAAGACCGGCGAGTTGTCGGTCAAGGCGGAAACCCTGCGCATGCTGACCAAGTCGCTGCGACCGCTGCCGGACAAGTGGCATGGCCTGGCCGACGTGGAGCAGCGCTACCGGCAGCGCTACGTCGACCTGATCGTCTCGCCGGAGGCGCGCGAGGTCTTCGTCAAGCGTTCGCGGATCGTCGCCGCGATCCGCCGCTGGCTCGACGCGCGCCGCTTCCTCGAGGTGGAGACGCCGATGATGCATTACATCGCCGGCGGCGCCACTGCGCGTCCCTTCGTGACCCACCACAACGCGCTCGACCTGGAACTGTACCTGCGGGTGGCGCCGGAGCTGTACCTCAAGCGCCTGGTCGTCGGCGGTTTCGAACGGGTCTACGAGATCAACCGCAACTTCCGCAACGAGGGCGTCAGTACCCGCCACAACCCCGAGTTCACGATGCTGGAGCTGTACGAGGCCTACGTGGCCTACGGGGAAGTCATGGACCTCACCGAAGGCCTGGTGCGCGACGTCGCGATGGAGACGCTGGGCACCACGTCGCTGCAGTGGGACGGCCACGAGATCGAGCTCGGTCCCACGTTCCGGCGATGGAAGCTCGAGGAGGCCGTGCGCGAGCTCAACCCCGCGATCGGCCAGGCCGACTGCCGCGACCGCGAGGCGCTGGCGCGCCACTGCGCCGCCCTGAGGATTCCGGTCAGGCCGTCGTACGGCTGGGGCAAGCTGCTGCTGGAAATCTTCGAGAAGACGGTGGAACCGGGGCTGGTGCAGCCGACCTTCATCACCCACTATCCGGTCGAGGTCTCGCCATTGGCGCGCGAGTCCGACACGGAACCGGGCATCACCGACCGCTTCGAACTGTTCATCGGCGGCAAGGAGATCGCCAACGGCTTCTCCGAACTGAACGATCCCGAGGATCAGGCCGCGCGGTTCCGCGCCCAGGTCGAGGCCAAGGCGGGCGGCGACGACGAGGCGATGCACTACGACGCCGACTACATCCGTGCGCTCGAGGTGGGCCTGCCTCCCACCGGCGGGCTGGGGGTGGGCATCGACCGTCTTGTGATGCTGTTCACGAATTCATCCTCGATCCGCGACGTCCTGCTGTTCCCCTACATGCGGCCGGAAGGCGCTTCCTGA
- a CDS encoding response regulator, translating to MNIVIVDDQTSARTMLRHILEDISPELEVLDFGDPQQALRWCEENRPDLLLLDYRMPVIDGLEFARRFRKPLLHRDVPIVLVTVVGDEPIRQAALDAGVIDFLVKPVRPRELRARCRNLLQLRQQSESIKQRALSLEQRLLSSMHEVEERERETLHRLARAIEYRDSGTSANLARLAAIAGLVAEQLGMFEDEVRMIELAAPLHDIGKIAIPDSVLLKPGPLDETETALMREHPRIGYELLTGSQNRFIQMGATIALRHQERFDGSGYPDGLAGDQIPLEARIVAVADVFDALVSKRPYKRAWSVDEALEYIEAQAGKLFDPACAAALLRSRDRIDDICQRYPAATRVPGVE from the coding sequence ATGAACATCGTCATCGTCGACGACCAGACATCCGCCCGCACGATGTTGCGGCACATCCTCGAGGACATCAGTCCCGAGCTGGAAGTGCTCGACTTCGGCGACCCGCAGCAGGCGCTGCGCTGGTGCGAGGAGAACCGTCCGGACCTGCTGCTGCTCGACTACCGCATGCCGGTGATCGACGGGCTGGAGTTCGCCCGCCGTTTCCGCAAGCCGCTACTGCATCGCGACGTGCCGATCGTGCTCGTCACCGTGGTCGGCGACGAGCCGATCCGGCAGGCGGCGCTCGATGCCGGCGTCATCGATTTCCTGGTCAAGCCGGTGCGCCCGCGCGAACTGCGGGCGCGCTGCCGCAACCTGCTGCAGTTGCGGCAACAGTCGGAGTCGATCAAGCAGCGCGCGCTCTCGCTCGAACAGCGGCTGCTGTCGAGCATGCACGAGGTGGAGGAGCGCGAACGCGAGACCCTGCACCGGCTCGCCCGCGCGATCGAATACCGCGATTCCGGCACCAGCGCCAACCTCGCGCGACTGGCCGCGATCGCCGGCCTGGTCGCGGAACAGCTGGGGATGTTCGAGGACGAAGTGCGGATGATCGAGCTGGCGGCACCGCTGCACGACATCGGCAAGATCGCGATCCCGGACTCGGTGCTGCTCAAGCCCGGCCCGCTCGACGAAACCGAAACGGCCCTGATGCGCGAGCACCCGCGGATCGGCTACGAACTGCTCACCGGCAGCCAGAACCGCTTCATCCAGATGGGGGCGACCATCGCGTTGCGCCACCAGGAGCGCTTCGACGGCAGCGGCTACCCCGACGGGCTTGCCGGCGACCAGATCCCGCTGGAGGCACGCATCGTCGCGGTCGCCGACGTGTTCGATGCGCTGGTGTCGAAGCGGCCGTACAAGCGAGCCTGGAGCGTCGACGAGGCGCTGGAGTACATCGAGGCGCAGGCGGGCAAGCTGTTCGATCCCGCATGCGCGGCGGCCCTGCTCCGGAGCCGCGACCGGATCGACGATATCTGCCAGCGCTATCCTGCCGCGACGAGGGTCCCCGGCGTTGAGTAA
- a CDS encoding ATP-binding protein translates to MSKGVVPLFDLIRGRLAGRPDSEHGQASVRVVMLAVVYLYLHFAFGSDPALARPLATSHAILVVDFVIAFGILAWIVASPGVSHPRRVLGMVIDNVLMGTGMYLLGEKLAPMYVILLWVTIGNGLRYGPRYLYTAIGFAAFTFSTVVLYTPYWQVNAWLGWGLVIGLVAVPLYLISLLRALIEATEAAKAASEAKSRFLANMSHEFRTPLNGIVGMSELLMSSKLDVDQRDSAQVIQTSARSLQLLVDDVLNLSAIEAGRFNRIDTDFSLREQLKGIHVMLLPGAQSKGLALELNVGKDVPDLLHSDANHLRQILLNLLSNAIKFTEEGRVSLDVSLLQEPAGEHATLRFSVRDTGIGIPAPALERIFDAFEQVESGRGRRFGGTGLGTTIAKALTELLGGTIAAESEVGAGSHFRVDLPLRLAEVQAVPEGRGQDNVIAFADPFVRHRARVRSLRILVGDDQPANLMVMRKLLEKAGHRAFIVNAGEDILDAIENQQFDAVVTDLHMPGISGLEVIKQARFMEAGRRRTPFIVLSADATSEAQAECERAGAFAYLTKPIAVDRLLQKLAEIAEGNADVTLPAAQAPAAGEAPQTVVSKHILDELREMGLGEEFVQRFLAECARDARKCIADIESTGGEGRWDEFRDVCHALKGTAANMGAMRLSETASAGMRMPVEQLVREWQGMSNRMRQQLEHALSALREQGDLVPLEADADA, encoded by the coding sequence TTGAGTAAGGGTGTCGTCCCGTTGTTCGACCTGATCCGGGGTCGCCTGGCCGGTCGCCCGGACAGCGAGCACGGCCAGGCCAGCGTGCGCGTGGTGATGCTGGCGGTGGTGTACCTGTACCTGCATTTCGCGTTCGGCTCCGACCCCGCACTGGCGCGCCCGCTGGCCACCTCGCACGCCATCCTGGTGGTGGATTTCGTCATCGCCTTCGGCATTCTCGCCTGGATCGTCGCCAGTCCCGGCGTGTCGCACCCGCGCCGCGTGCTGGGCATGGTGATCGACAACGTGCTGATGGGCACCGGCATGTACCTGCTCGGCGAGAAGCTCGCGCCGATGTACGTCATCCTGCTGTGGGTCACGATCGGCAACGGCCTGCGCTACGGCCCACGCTATCTCTACACCGCGATCGGCTTCGCCGCGTTCACCTTCTCGACCGTGGTGCTCTACACCCCCTACTGGCAGGTCAACGCGTGGCTGGGATGGGGCCTGGTGATCGGCCTGGTCGCGGTGCCGCTGTACCTGATCTCGCTGCTACGCGCCCTGATCGAGGCTACCGAGGCGGCCAAGGCCGCGAGCGAGGCCAAGAGCCGCTTCCTGGCCAACATGAGCCATGAATTCCGGACGCCGCTGAACGGCATCGTCGGCATGTCCGAGCTGCTGATGTCCTCGAAGCTCGACGTCGACCAGCGCGACAGCGCCCAGGTCATCCAGACCTCCGCGCGCTCGCTGCAGTTGCTGGTCGACGACGTGCTCAACCTGTCCGCGATCGAGGCGGGCCGTTTCAACCGCATCGACACCGACTTCTCGCTGCGCGAGCAGCTCAAGGGCATCCACGTGATGCTCCTGCCCGGCGCCCAGTCCAAGGGCCTGGCGCTCGAGCTGAACGTCGGCAAGGACGTGCCGGACCTGCTGCACAGCGACGCCAACCACCTGCGCCAGATCCTGCTCAACCTGCTCTCCAACGCCATCAAGTTCACCGAGGAGGGGCGGGTCTCGCTGGACGTGTCCCTGCTGCAGGAACCTGCGGGCGAGCATGCGACGCTGCGCTTCTCGGTACGCGACACCGGCATCGGCATCCCGGCGCCGGCACTCGAGCGCATCTTCGACGCGTTCGAGCAGGTGGAGTCCGGCCGCGGGCGTCGCTTCGGCGGCACCGGCCTGGGCACCACCATCGCCAAGGCCCTGACCGAACTGCTGGGCGGAACGATTGCCGCGGAAAGCGAGGTGGGCGCGGGCTCGCATTTCCGCGTGGACCTGCCGCTGCGCCTTGCCGAGGTGCAGGCGGTGCCGGAGGGGCGCGGACAGGACAACGTCATCGCCTTCGCCGATCCGTTCGTGCGTCACCGCGCGCGCGTGCGCTCGCTGCGCATCCTGGTCGGCGACGACCAGCCCGCCAACCTGATGGTGATGCGCAAGCTGCTGGAGAAAGCCGGGCACCGGGCCTTCATCGTCAACGCCGGCGAGGACATCCTCGACGCGATCGAGAACCAGCAGTTCGACGCCGTCGTCACCGACCTGCACATGCCCGGCATCAGCGGCCTGGAAGTGATCAAGCAGGCCCGCTTCATGGAGGCGGGGCGCAGGCGCACGCCGTTCATCGTGCTCAGCGCCGATGCCACCAGCGAAGCGCAGGCCGAGTGCGAGCGGGCCGGTGCGTTCGCCTATCTGACCAAGCCGATCGCGGTCGATCGCCTGCTGCAGAAGCTGGCCGAGATCGCCGAAGGCAATGCCGACGTCACCCTCCCGGCCGCGCAGGCGCCGGCCGCGGGCGAAGCGCCTCAGACGGTGGTGTCCAAGCACATCCTCGACGAGTTGCGGGAGATGGGGCTCGGCGAAGAATTCGTGCAGCGGTTCCTCGCCGAGTGCGCCCGCGATGCGCGCAAGTGCATCGCCGACATCGAGTCGACGGGCGGCGAGGGCAGGTGGGACGAGTTCCGCGACGTCTGCCATGCGCTCAAGGGCACCGCCGCCAACATGGGCGCGATGCGCCTGAGCGAGACGGCGTCGGCCGGCATGCGCATGCCGGTGGAACAGCTCGTCCGCGAGTGGCAGGGCATGAGCAACCGGATGCGCCAGCAGCTGGAACACGCGCTCTCCGCCCTGCGCGAACAGGGCGATCTGGTTCCCCTCGAGGCCGACGCCGACGCCTGA
- a CDS encoding crotonase/enoyl-CoA hydratase family protein gives MTNVELLHRDHSFNTIRVEHDASNDTHWCYMHAQQAFADASYRACFSPKMLRELRLFARHAIDTIDQAAKESPTHLAHVVLGSDTHVFNLGGDLALFLKLIQARDGDGLLRYASECVDSIHLLHSRIHPNAHTIGLVEGDALGGGFELALACQTIVAEKGVQMGFPEVMFGLFPGMGAYSLLTQRVSPKVAEDMMLSGVMYSSDELHRMGLVDVLVPKGEGVRAVHEIVRQNRRSAGARLALHRVREGANPVTHEELMRITRIWVDTALQLGDRQLRIMERLVRAQLKRPSEPDEAVIGNEGTGSTRMG, from the coding sequence ATGACCAACGTCGAGCTGCTGCACCGCGACCACTCCTTCAATACCATCCGCGTCGAACACGATGCGTCCAACGACACCCACTGGTGCTACATGCATGCCCAGCAGGCGTTCGCCGACGCGTCCTACCGGGCCTGCTTCTCGCCGAAAATGCTGCGCGAGCTCCGGTTGTTCGCCCGCCATGCGATCGACACCATCGATCAGGCCGCGAAGGAGTCGCCCACGCATCTCGCCCACGTCGTGCTGGGCTCCGATACCCACGTCTTCAACCTCGGCGGCGACCTCGCGCTGTTCCTGAAGCTGATCCAGGCGCGCGACGGCGACGGACTGCTGCGCTATGCCAGCGAGTGCGTCGACAGCATCCACCTGCTGCACAGCCGCATCCACCCCAACGCGCACACCATCGGCCTGGTCGAGGGCGATGCGCTGGGCGGCGGCTTCGAGCTCGCCCTGGCCTGCCAGACCATCGTCGCCGAGAAGGGCGTGCAGATGGGCTTCCCGGAAGTGATGTTCGGCCTGTTCCCGGGCATGGGCGCCTACTCGCTGCTGACCCAGCGGGTCAGCCCGAAGGTCGCCGAGGACATGATGCTCTCCGGGGTGATGTACAGCAGCGACGAGCTGCATCGGATGGGCCTGGTCGACGTGCTCGTGCCCAAGGGCGAAGGCGTGCGCGCGGTGCACGAGATCGTCCGCCAGAACCGGCGCTCGGCCGGTGCGAGGCTGGCATTGCACCGTGTCCGCGAGGGCGCCAACCCGGTCACCCACGAAGAACTGATGCGGATCACCCGGATCTGGGTCGACACCGCGCTGCAACTCGGCGACCGCCAGTTGCGGATCATGGAGCGGCTGGTGCGCGCCCAGCTCAAGCGCCCGTCGGAGCCCGACGAGGCCGTGATCGGCAACGAGGGAACCGGCAGCACCCGGATGGGCTGA